In Trichocoleus desertorum NBK24, the following are encoded in one genomic region:
- the sipA gene encoding regulatory protein SipA produces MSKEFTVGDRVRVVLMPPYVKTADPMPMLRPPSVIQLGEEGTILDRRPGGYWGIHFTGGNFLLDSQYIEAADAATTSAEVLEAEVIPERSPAETLPPTEE; encoded by the coding sequence ATGTCTAAAGAATTTACCGTCGGCGATCGCGTTCGAGTGGTGTTGATGCCACCCTATGTCAAGACAGCCGATCCCATGCCGATGCTGCGCCCCCCTAGTGTGATTCAGTTGGGCGAAGAAGGAACTATCTTGGATCGCCGACCCGGAGGTTACTGGGGCATCCACTTTACAGGTGGTAATTTTCTGCTTGACAGTCAGTACATTGAGGCTGCTGATGCCGCAACGACTAGTGCTGAGGTGCTAGAAGCTGAAGTAATCCCTGAGCGATCGCCCGCAGAAACTCTACCTCCCACCGAAGAATAA
- a CDS encoding pitrilysin family protein produces the protein MDQSVTPFLQNRQVHRAVLKNGMVVLAVENPAADIIAARIFIRAGSIWERPEQAGLSHLVASVLTKGTDQLSSLEIAERVESVGAGLSADAASDYFLMSLKTVSSDFVEMLELAGQLLRSPTFPEPEVELERRLTLQSIRSQQEQPFAVAMEQLRQAMYQDHPYALPAIGTTASVSQLHRSDLQQYHQTHFRPDNIVISLVGRIPPEAAIACVEKVFGDWQALAEPIPALTLPLVPVKPQRVVTAQETQQSIIMLGYLAPAAKSQASTEEDAQDYIALKLLSTYLGNGLSSRLFVELREKRGLAYEVSAFYPTRLGQSQFVTYMGTAPDNTATALEGLQYEVQRLCDAPLSEPELQTAKNKLLGQYALGKQTNSQIAQVLGWYETLGLGIEFDAQFQQAIAAVTPELAQQAACRHFAQPYISLVGPAAAVNAIAVPVPL, from the coding sequence GTGGATCAAAGTGTGACGCCCTTCCTCCAAAATCGCCAAGTTCATCGGGCAGTACTAAAGAACGGCATGGTGGTGTTGGCCGTAGAGAATCCCGCCGCCGACATTATTGCCGCTCGGATCTTCATTCGAGCCGGAAGTATTTGGGAGCGTCCTGAGCAAGCGGGGCTATCTCACCTAGTCGCTTCGGTCTTGACCAAGGGCACCGATCAACTATCTTCCCTAGAAATTGCCGAGCGAGTGGAATCGGTCGGTGCGGGCCTGAGCGCCGATGCTGCCAGTGACTACTTCTTGATGAGTTTGAAGACAGTCTCTAGCGACTTCGTGGAGATGTTGGAGTTGGCAGGGCAATTGTTGCGATCGCCTACCTTCCCCGAACCTGAAGTCGAGCTAGAGCGTCGCCTGACGTTGCAAAGTATTCGCTCTCAGCAAGAACAGCCCTTTGCAGTGGCGATGGAACAACTGCGGCAGGCGATGTATCAAGACCACCCCTACGCCTTGCCTGCGATCGGCACAACCGCTAGCGTTTCGCAACTCCACCGCAGCGACTTACAGCAATATCACCAAACCCACTTCCGCCCCGACAACATCGTCATTAGCTTGGTAGGACGTATTCCACCAGAAGCTGCGATCGCTTGTGTCGAAAAAGTTTTCGGAGATTGGCAAGCGCTAGCCGAGCCTATTCCTGCGCTCACTTTACCCCTAGTACCTGTGAAGCCGCAGCGGGTCGTCACGGCCCAGGAAACGCAGCAATCGATTATCATGTTGGGCTACCTGGCTCCTGCGGCTAAGAGTCAAGCCAGCACGGAGGAAGACGCTCAGGATTATATTGCCTTAAAGCTGCTCAGCACTTATTTAGGCAATGGCCTGTCTAGCCGCCTGTTTGTGGAATTGCGAGAAAAGCGCGGCTTAGCTTACGAAGTTTCGGCCTTCTACCCCACTCGCTTAGGCCAATCGCAGTTTGTCACTTACATGGGAACGGCTCCCGACAATACGGCTACGGCTTTAGAAGGATTGCAGTACGAAGTCCAGCGGCTTTGCGACGCTCCCCTCAGCGAACCAGAGTTACAGACTGCTAAAAATAAATTGTTGGGTCAGTACGCGCTGGGTAAGCAGACCAACTCGCAAATTGCTCAGGTTCTAGGTTGGTATGAGACCTTAGGACTGGGCATTGAGTTTGATGCCCAATTCCAACAAGCGATCGCCGCTGTGACTCCAGAGTTAGCGCAGCAAGCTGCTTGTCGCCACTTTGCCCAGCCTTATATCTCTTTAGTGGGGCCAGCCGCCGCTGTCAATGCGATCGCAGTTCCGGTGCCGCTTTAA